The proteins below come from a single Natrinema sp. SYSU A 869 genomic window:
- a CDS encoding DUF1349 domain-containing protein, whose translation MFETAVDETDGFVVEGAGTDIWNHSDEGHYYFTDVSGDFDVVVAVDALEETDAYAKAGLLFRETLDADSKTVMVRRTPENETSVQWRSETGSDSTSLTADAGESGSEISGGTMDVTYQRLVRADGTLLAYGSTDGEDWTLMATLSTDVIDLLESGFLGLAVTSHNTGTLCAAEFSDLSGISPTHNQDIGNVAVAGSVSGDDGAPVDTNPVVATGSPTEITETAATLSGRLESLGRASSATVSFEYREAEADSWTVTSAQTRSTSGSFSDDITELSSEADYEFRAVVTASDDGTDTGAVATFTTGEPDTGPVVTTGEPISTDGTSATLNGRLERLGGRASSVDVFFEYRPVADEDEAADEWETSSAEQLTEPGAFDGTVVGLSSETDYEFRAVAEADDSDVDTGESSSFTTGAGVSDGGSYYDYTDGFTTPAPWLEDEDVDVYRVQEATRSAVEGPFQASGPRVVVFETSGTIDLGGDTLHVSEDKCWVAGQTAPSPGITFINGMVAVDANDCVVQHIRSRIGPGSDGNIQGNDAFNTQDETTNNVVDHVTASWGTDECMSVGYDTNRTTYTNNLIYEGLYDPYGDGSDHNYCSLIGDGATNVALLGNVWAKARNRIPRLKSETSTVVANNLTYFFDEASNVDSSASASFVGNTYTGVTAPGESIVEGSGTVYGADNTTADPPLDSDVDFIEQSTTSSRLLWPDGLETMPSSEVESHNLQYAGARPADRTANDERIIQEIADRAGNDRLDSEYDY comes from the coding sequence ATGTTCGAGACCGCGGTAGACGAGACGGACGGGTTCGTTGTCGAGGGTGCTGGCACCGACATCTGGAATCACTCCGATGAGGGCCACTACTACTTCACCGACGTCAGCGGCGACTTCGACGTCGTCGTCGCGGTCGACGCCCTCGAGGAAACCGACGCGTACGCCAAGGCCGGACTGCTGTTCCGCGAGACGCTCGATGCCGATTCGAAGACCGTTATGGTCCGACGGACGCCGGAGAACGAGACATCCGTCCAGTGGCGGTCCGAAACCGGCAGCGACTCGACGAGTCTGACGGCCGACGCCGGCGAGAGCGGAAGCGAGATTTCCGGCGGAACGATGGACGTGACCTACCAGCGACTCGTTCGGGCCGATGGGACGCTCCTCGCGTATGGGTCGACGGACGGCGAGGACTGGACGCTCATGGCGACTCTCTCGACGGACGTGATCGACCTCCTCGAGAGCGGCTTCCTCGGACTCGCAGTTACCAGCCACAACACAGGGACCCTCTGTGCAGCCGAGTTCTCGGACCTGAGCGGCATCTCGCCGACCCACAACCAGGACATCGGCAACGTCGCGGTCGCCGGCAGCGTCTCCGGGGACGACGGTGCACCCGTCGACACGAACCCGGTTGTCGCGACGGGCTCGCCCACGGAGATCACCGAGACGGCGGCGACACTCTCCGGCCGACTCGAATCGCTAGGACGGGCATCCTCGGCAACAGTCAGCTTCGAGTACCGCGAAGCCGAGGCGGATTCGTGGACGGTCACGAGCGCCCAGACGCGGTCTACATCCGGATCATTCAGTGATGACATCACTGAACTCTCGAGCGAGGCCGACTACGAGTTCCGTGCCGTCGTCACCGCCAGCGATGACGGCACTGATACCGGCGCAGTCGCCACGTTCACTACCGGCGAACCGGACACAGGTCCCGTCGTTACGACCGGCGAACCGATCAGTACCGACGGCACGTCGGCGACGCTGAACGGTCGGCTCGAGCGACTCGGTGGCCGGGCGTCTTCGGTGGACGTCTTCTTCGAGTACCGACCCGTTGCCGACGAAGACGAAGCCGCCGACGAGTGGGAGACCTCGAGTGCGGAACAGCTGACAGAACCCGGTGCGTTCGACGGGACCGTCGTCGGTCTCTCGAGCGAGACCGACTACGAGTTCCGCGCGGTCGCCGAGGCCGACGATAGTGATGTCGACACTGGTGAGAGCAGCTCGTTCACCACCGGAGCGGGCGTCAGTGATGGCGGCTCATACTACGACTATACCGACGGATTCACGACGCCGGCACCGTGGCTCGAAGACGAGGACGTCGACGTCTACAGGGTTCAGGAAGCGACCCGGAGCGCGGTCGAAGGCCCGTTCCAGGCGAGCGGCCCGCGTGTGGTCGTTTTCGAGACCAGCGGTACCATCGACCTCGGCGGCGACACGTTACACGTCTCCGAAGACAAGTGTTGGGTCGCCGGCCAGACGGCCCCCTCCCCGGGGATAACATTCATCAACGGCATGGTGGCAGTCGATGCAAACGACTGTGTCGTCCAGCACATCCGTTCGCGAATCGGCCCCGGTTCCGACGGGAACATTCAGGGCAACGACGCGTTCAATACCCAAGACGAAACGACGAACAACGTTGTCGATCACGTGACGGCATCGTGGGGAACCGACGAGTGCATGTCCGTCGGATACGACACGAACAGGACGACTTACACGAACAACCTGATCTACGAGGGGCTGTACGACCCCTACGGCGATGGCTCCGATCACAACTACTGTTCGCTCATCGGTGACGGTGCCACGAACGTGGCACTGTTGGGCAACGTCTGGGCGAAAGCCCGGAACCGGATCCCGCGACTCAAGAGCGAGACGAGCACCGTCGTCGCGAACAACCTCACCTACTTCTTCGACGAGGCCAGCAACGTCGATAGCTCGGCCTCCGCGAGTTTCGTCGGCAATACGTACACCGGCGTCACGGCACCCGGCGAGTCCATCGTCGAGGGCAGCGGGACGGTCTACGGTGCGGATAATACGACTGCGGACCCGCCCCTCGATTCGGACGTAGATTTCATCGAACAGAGCACGACCAGTTCCCGGCTACTGTGGCCCGACGGACTGGAGACGATGCCCTCGAGCGAAGTCGAGAGCCACAACCTCCAGTACGCCGGCGCGCGGCCGGCCGACCGGACGGCGAACGACGAACGGATCATCCAAGAGATCGCCGACCGCGCCGGCAACGATCGACTCGACTCGGAGTACGACTACTGA
- the sppA gene encoding signal peptide peptidase SppA yields the protein MVSSGGLDRLLTVVLGGLASAAVAIALFIIYPETLTDLLGVLVALVVVIVGLRFASNAADSLFPAYDVAEVTVEGPISRDGGGGPLPTSPGATPADDVVDQIDRANDDENVRALLLKLNTPGGEVVPSDDIRLAAERFDGPTVAYATDVCASGGYWIASGCDELWAREGSIVGSIGVIGSRVNASDLAEKVGLSYERLAAGEFKDAGTPLKDLEDEEREYLQGLIDDYYDTFVERVSDGRDLEPEFVRDTEARIYLGEEASEMDLVDHLGTRREIEDELADRLDTDEVAVEEFEPERPLMARIGAGAQQVAYAFGAGIAGLGDGRGFRLRS from the coding sequence GTGGTCAGTAGCGGCGGTCTCGATCGACTCCTGACGGTCGTCCTCGGCGGACTCGCGTCCGCGGCGGTCGCCATCGCCCTCTTCATCATCTACCCGGAGACGCTGACGGATCTGTTGGGCGTGTTGGTCGCGCTCGTGGTCGTCATCGTCGGCCTGCGGTTCGCAAGCAACGCCGCCGACTCACTGTTTCCGGCCTATGACGTCGCCGAAGTCACCGTCGAGGGCCCGATCAGTCGAGACGGCGGCGGCGGCCCGCTCCCGACGAGTCCGGGCGCGACGCCGGCCGACGACGTCGTCGACCAGATCGATCGCGCGAACGACGACGAGAACGTCCGGGCGCTCCTCCTGAAGCTGAACACGCCCGGCGGCGAGGTCGTCCCCAGCGACGATATCCGCCTCGCTGCCGAGCGGTTCGATGGCCCAACCGTCGCGTACGCGACCGACGTCTGTGCCAGTGGCGGCTACTGGATCGCCAGTGGCTGTGACGAACTCTGGGCCCGCGAGGGGAGCATCGTTGGCTCGATCGGCGTCATCGGCTCCCGTGTCAACGCCAGCGATCTCGCCGAGAAGGTCGGTCTCTCCTACGAACGGCTCGCCGCCGGCGAATTCAAGGACGCCGGTACCCCGTTGAAGGACCTCGAGGACGAGGAACGCGAGTACCTCCAGGGCTTGATCGACGACTACTACGACACGTTCGTCGAGCGGGTCAGCGACGGCCGAGATCTCGAACCGGAGTTCGTCCGCGACACTGAGGCACGGATCTATCTCGGCGAGGAAGCCTCCGAGATGGACCTCGTCGACCACCTCGGGACGCGACGAGAGATCGAGGACGAACTTGCCGACCGACTCGACACCGACGAGGTGGCCGTCGAGGAGTTCGAACCCGAGCGACCACTGATGGCCCGCATCGGCGCGGGTGCCCAGCAGGTCGCGTACGCCTTCGGTGCTGGGATCGCTGGCCTCGGCGACGGACGCGGGTTCCGACTGCGGAGCTGA